In the genome of Vicia villosa cultivar HV-30 ecotype Madison, WI linkage group LG7, Vvil1.0, whole genome shotgun sequence, one region contains:
- the LOC131615954 gene encoding leucine-rich repeat protein 1 → MAPIFTSLSFFGIPLILTLTLTLFHFAHANSEGDALYTLKRSLTDPDNILQSWDPTLVSPCTWFHVTCNQDNRVTRVDLGNSNLSGHLVPELGKLEHLQYLELYKNNIQGTIPPELGNLKSLVSLDLYNNNISGTIPPSLGKLKNLVFLRLNDNRLTGPIPRELIAISSLKVVDVSTNNLCGTIPTSGPFEHIPLNNFENNPRLEGPELLGLVSYDTNCS, encoded by the exons ATGGCACCAATCTTCACTTCACTTTCCTTTTTCGGAATTCCCCTAATcctaaccctaaccctaaccctATTTCACTTCGCACATGCTAATTCTGAAGGAGACGCTCTTTACACACTCAAACGAAGCCTCACCGACCCTGATAACATCCTCCAGAGCTGGGATCCGACCCTAGTCAGTCCTTGTACTTGGTTCCATGTCACCTGTAACCAAGACAATCGGGTCACTCGAGT GGATCTTGGTAATTCTAACCTATCTGGACATTTGGTACCTGAGCTCGGGAAGCTAGAGCATCTGCAGTACCT TGAGCTGTACAAAAACAACATTCAAGGAACTATTCCTCCGGAGCTTGGAAACCTTAAGAGTCTTGTTAGCTTGGACTTGTATAACAACAACATATCAGGAACCATCCCACCTTCATTGGGGAAATTGAAGAATCTCGTCTTTTT aCGACTTAATGATAACCGACTAACTGGCCCAATCCCCAGGGAACTCATTGCTATTTCAAGCCTTAAAGTAGT GGATGTCTCCACCAATAACCTATGTGGTACAATTCCTACCTCTGGGCCATTTGAGCATATTCCACTGAATAA CTTTGAGAATAACCCTCGTTTGGAAGGTCCAGAGTTGCTGGGACTTGTAAGTTACGACACAAACTGCTCGTGA